A single genomic interval of Hevea brasiliensis isolate MT/VB/25A 57/8 chromosome 4, ASM3005281v1, whole genome shotgun sequence harbors:
- the LOC110664833 gene encoding probable protein phosphatase 2C 35 isoform X2 produces the protein MGCVHGKCCSRYPSSSDGDSRNHPEAVRVANKHLLTQRSLETIPVPSHNLKLQYSVLTQRGYYPDSPDKENQDSFCIKTQIHGNPNIHFFGVFDGHGQYGAECSNFVKDRLVEILSNDPTLLNDPAKAYSSAFSRTNSELHSSKIDDTMSGTTAITVLVIGDKIYVANVGDSRAVIAVKNGNRIIAENLSNDQTPFRKDEYERVKLCGARVLSVDQVEGYADPDIQTWDNEESQGGDPPRLWVQNGMYPGTAFTRSVGDSTAETIGVIADPEVSIVQLTPNHLFFVVASDGVFEFLSSQAVVDMVAQYTDPRDACAAIAGESYKLWLEHETRTDDITIIIVHIKNSSSPGAGATDGTTEVNRNPVSSRTRKESSGFSIGSGSEIYRSMRSEFSDQQLSVNRSAAIVVPSPSHQRSLEL, from the exons ATGGGTTGTGTCCACGGCAAGTGTTGTAGTCGTTACCCGTCATCATCAGACGGTGATTCGAGGAACCACCCTGAAGCGGTTCGTGTTGCTAATAAACACTTGCTCACTCAGAGATCGCTGGAGACTATTCCTGTCCCTTCCCATAACTTAAAATTGCAGTACTCTGTTCTGACTCAGCGAGGTTACTACCCAGACTCGCCAGATAAGGAAAATCAAGACAGTTTCTGCATTAAAACTCAAATTCACGGTAATCCAAATATCCATTTCTTTGGTGTATTTGATGGGCATGGTCAATATGGTGCTGAATGTTCAAATTTCGTGAAGGATAGGTTAGTTGAGATATTATCAAATGATCCCACGTTGTTGAATGACCCTGCTAAAGCTTATAGTTCTGCATTTTCAAGGACGAACTCTGAGTTACATAGTAGTAAAATTGATGATACGATGAGTGGTACCACTGCAATAACGGTTCTTGTTATTGGAGATAAGATTTATGTTGCCAATGTGGGTGATTCCAGAGCAGTAATTGCCGTTAAAAATGGGAATAGAATTATAGCTGAGAATTTGTCCAATGATCAAACCCCATTTAGGAAAGATGAGTATGAGAGGGTGAAGTTATGTGGGGCTAGAGTTCTGAGTGTTGATCAAGTGGAAGGTTATGCGGATCCTGATATACAGACGTGGGACAATGAGGAAAGTCAAGGGGGTGATCCTCCAAGGTTGTGGGTGCAGAATGGGATGTATCCTGGGACCGCATTTACAAGAAGTGTAGGGGATAGTACAGCTGAGACAATCGGGGTTATTGCTGATCCAGAGGTTTCCATTGTTCAGCTCACGCCCAATCATTTGTTCTTTGTGGTTGCAAGTGATGGAGTTTTTGAGTTCCTCTCAAGCCAAGCCGTTGTTGATATG GTGGCACAATATACCGATCCCCGAGATGCATGTGCAGCCATTGCAGGAGAGTCATATAAACTATGGTTGGAGCATGAAACTCGGACAGATGATAttacaattattattgtgcacatcAAAAACTCATCTAGT CCAGGTGCTGGTGCCACGGATGGAACCACCGAAGTCAATAGGAATCCAGTGAGTTCAAGGACACGAAAAGAAAGTTCTGGCTTCTCCATTGGCTCTGGGTCTGAAATTTACCGTTCAATGAGGAGTGAATTCTCAGACCAGCAACTTTCAGTGAATCGAAGTGCAGCTATTGTTGTTCCATCTCCATCACATCAGAGGTCCTTGGAATTG TAA
- the LOC110664833 gene encoding probable protein phosphatase 2C 35 isoform X1 — MGCVHGKCCSRYPSSSDGDSRNHPEAVRVANKHLLTQRSLETIPVPSHNLKLQYSVLTQRGYYPDSPDKENQDSFCIKTQIHGNPNIHFFGVFDGHGQYGAECSNFVKDRLVEILSNDPTLLNDPAKAYSSAFSRTNSELHSSKIDDTMSGTTAITVLVIGDKIYVANVGDSRAVIAVKNGNRIIAENLSNDQTPFRKDEYERVKLCGARVLSVDQVEGYADPDIQTWDNEESQGGDPPRLWVQNGMYPGTAFTRSVGDSTAETIGVIADPEVSIVQLTPNHLFFVVASDGVFEFLSSQAVVDMVAQYTDPRDACAAIAGESYKLWLEHETRTDDITIIIVHIKNSSSPGAGATDGTTEVNRNPVSSRTRKESSGFSIGSGSEIYRSMRSEFSDQQLSVNRSAAIVVPSPSHQRSLELDGG, encoded by the exons ATGGGTTGTGTCCACGGCAAGTGTTGTAGTCGTTACCCGTCATCATCAGACGGTGATTCGAGGAACCACCCTGAAGCGGTTCGTGTTGCTAATAAACACTTGCTCACTCAGAGATCGCTGGAGACTATTCCTGTCCCTTCCCATAACTTAAAATTGCAGTACTCTGTTCTGACTCAGCGAGGTTACTACCCAGACTCGCCAGATAAGGAAAATCAAGACAGTTTCTGCATTAAAACTCAAATTCACGGTAATCCAAATATCCATTTCTTTGGTGTATTTGATGGGCATGGTCAATATGGTGCTGAATGTTCAAATTTCGTGAAGGATAGGTTAGTTGAGATATTATCAAATGATCCCACGTTGTTGAATGACCCTGCTAAAGCTTATAGTTCTGCATTTTCAAGGACGAACTCTGAGTTACATAGTAGTAAAATTGATGATACGATGAGTGGTACCACTGCAATAACGGTTCTTGTTATTGGAGATAAGATTTATGTTGCCAATGTGGGTGATTCCAGAGCAGTAATTGCCGTTAAAAATGGGAATAGAATTATAGCTGAGAATTTGTCCAATGATCAAACCCCATTTAGGAAAGATGAGTATGAGAGGGTGAAGTTATGTGGGGCTAGAGTTCTGAGTGTTGATCAAGTGGAAGGTTATGCGGATCCTGATATACAGACGTGGGACAATGAGGAAAGTCAAGGGGGTGATCCTCCAAGGTTGTGGGTGCAGAATGGGATGTATCCTGGGACCGCATTTACAAGAAGTGTAGGGGATAGTACAGCTGAGACAATCGGGGTTATTGCTGATCCAGAGGTTTCCATTGTTCAGCTCACGCCCAATCATTTGTTCTTTGTGGTTGCAAGTGATGGAGTTTTTGAGTTCCTCTCAAGCCAAGCCGTTGTTGATATG GTGGCACAATATACCGATCCCCGAGATGCATGTGCAGCCATTGCAGGAGAGTCATATAAACTATGGTTGGAGCATGAAACTCGGACAGATGATAttacaattattattgtgcacatcAAAAACTCATCTAGT CCAGGTGCTGGTGCCACGGATGGAACCACCGAAGTCAATAGGAATCCAGTGAGTTCAAGGACACGAAAAGAAAGTTCTGGCTTCTCCATTGGCTCTGGGTCTGAAATTTACCGTTCAATGAGGAGTGAATTCTCAGACCAGCAACTTTCAGTGAATCGAAGTGCAGCTATTGTTGTTCCATCTCCATCACATCAGAGGTCCTTGGAATTG GATGGGGGTTAG